The following are encoded in a window of Ricinus communis isolate WT05 ecotype wild-type chromosome 4, ASM1957865v1, whole genome shotgun sequence genomic DNA:
- the LOC8266539 gene encoding cationic amino acid transporter 1, which translates to MGAEGEAGAGDEGVVRRRSCSCSKKEFLPEESFQSLGNYMRALKETPMRFRDRLLTRSLDSIELHEIKARSGHDMNKNLTWWDLMWFGIGVVIGSGIFVLTGLEARDHAGPAIILSYVVSGVSAMLSVFCYTEFAVEIPVAGGSFAYLRVELGDFMAFIAAGNILLEYVIGGAAVARSWTSYFATLCNHDPDDFRITAHSLPDDYGHLDPIAVAVASVICILAVLSTKGSSRFNYVASIVHVITILFIIIAGFTKADTKNYSPFAPYNSRGIFVASAVVFFAYVGFDAISTMAEETKNPARDIPIGLVGSMTVVALAYCLLAAVLCLMVPYRQIDPDAAFSVAFEYVGMSWAKYIVALGALQGMTTAMLVGAVGQARYLTHIARTHMMPPWFAHVNEKTGTPVNATVVMIIATAIVAFFTKMDILANLLSISTLFIFMLVAVALLVRRYYVTGVTTPANHAKLAVCLALILGSSVATAVIWAAGGDGWIGYVITVPIWFLATAALKLLVPQARDPKLWGVPLVPWLPSVSILINIFLLGSIDGASFGRFGVWTGILLIYYLLFGLHASYDTAKESGENRAKEGWKKMEEGGVAAVSSQSAAIGDLKGTNDSTNNPTG; encoded by the exons ATGGGAGCAGAAGGAGAAGCAGGAGCAGGAGATGAAGGGGTCGTCAGGAGGAGAAGCTGTTCTTGctcaaagaaagaatttcttcCTGAAGAATCATTTCAGAGTTTGGGAAATTACATGAGAGCACTTAAAGAAACTCCCATGCGGTTCAGGGACAGGCTCCTGACTCGATCTCTGGACTCTATAGAGCTGCATGAAATCAAGGCCCGTAGTGGGCATGATATGAACAAGAACTTGACCTGGTGGGACCTTATGTGGTTCGGTATAGGCGTTGTGATCGGCTCCGGGATCTTTGTCCTCACCGGCCTTGAAGCACGAGATCATGCTGGCCCTGCTATTATTTTGTCTTATGTCGTTTCGGGTGTATCGGCCATGCTTTCTGTCTTCTGCTACACTGAGTTTGCTGTGGAAATTCCTGTTGCAG GTGGATCGTTTGCATACTTAAGGGTAGAACTCGGGGATTTCATGGCTTTCATTGCCGCTGGCAATATCCTCCTCGAGTATGTCATTGGCGGAGCTGCAGTGGCCCGTTCATGGACATCATATTTCGCCACTCTCTGCAACCATGATCCTGACGACTTCAGGATCACAGCCCACAGCCTCCCTGATGATTATGGCCACTTAGACCCCATCGCCGTTGCTGTTGCTTCTGTAATCTGTATCCTCGCCGTTCTTAGCACAAAGGGCTCTTCTCGCTTCAATTACGTTGCTTCCATTGTCCACGTCATCACCATCCTCTTCATCATCATCGCTGGCTTTACCAAAGCCGATACCAAAAACTATAGCCCTTTTGCACCTTATAACTCTCGTGGTATTTTCGTAGCTTCAGCTGTAGTTTTCTTTGCATATGTTGGATTCGATGCTATCTCTACAATGGCAGAAGAAACTAAAAATCCAGCTCGAGATATCCCCATAGGGCTTGTGGGTTCAATGACAGTAGTTGCCTTAGCCTATTGTTTATTAGCTGCAGTACTTTGCCTTATGGTTCCATACAGGCAGATCGATCCTGATGCTGCAttttcagtagcgtttgagtATGTAGGTATGAGTTGGGCCAAGTACATAGTTGCTTTGGGTGCGCTGCAAGGTATGACCACTGCTATGCTTGTCGGAGCAGTAGGCCAAGCTCGTTATCTTACACACATTGCTCGTACTCATATGATGCCGCCATGGTTCGCTCATGTCAATGAGAAGACAGGAACTCCAGTTAATGCAACAGTTGTAATGATCATTGCTACTGCCATTGTTGCCTTCTTTACGAAGATGGATATTCTTGCTAACCTTCTGTCAATTTCTACTCTGTTCATCTTCATGCTTGTGGCTGTTGCGCTTCTTGTCCGGAGATACTATGTTACCGGTGTAACAACGCCTGCTAATCATGCCAAGCTAGCTGTGTGCCTTGCTCTCATTCTTGGGTCTTCAGTTGCTACTGCTGTTATCTGGGCTGCAGGTGGAGATGGTTGGATTGGGTACGTGATCACAGTACCCATTTGGTTCTTGGCCACTGCAGCACTTAAGCTTCTGGTTCCTCAAGCAAGAGACCCTAAGCTCTGGGGGGTGCCATTAGTCCCATGGCTGCCTTCTGTTTCAATTCTCATCAACATCTTTCTTCTGGGATCCATAGACGGCGCGTCGTTTGGAAGGTTTGGAGTATGGACCGGTATTTTGTTGATATATTACCTTTTATTTGGATTGCATGCTTCTTACGATACTGCTAAGGAGTCAGGAGAGAATAGGGCAAAGGAAGGGTGGAAGAAAATGGAGGAAGGTGGTGTTGCTGCTGTGTCTTCACAGTCTGCAGCCATTGGAGATCTAAAGGGTACTAATGATTCTACAAATAATCCAACTGGATAA
- the LOC8266538 gene encoding cationic amino acid transporter 1 has translation MWFSFVYFPAPSDLCGNCDNTTTPHTFPISGKFSLYFLSLLLDQKNMGVVGDGDEGVRRRGCSCTKSDFIPEESFQSMGSYLKALSETPMRFKDRLLARSMDSTEINEIKARSEHQMKKNLTWWDLIWFGIGAVIGAGIFVLTGLEAQSVAGPAVVLSYVVSGISAMLSVFCYTEFAVEIPVAGGSFAYLRVELGDFMAFIAAGNILLEYVIGGAAVARAWTSYFATLLNHKPENFRIIAHSLPEDYGHLDPIAVVVIAVICVLAVLSTKGSSRFNYIASIIHIVVILFIIIAGLVNADTKNYRDFAPYGARGVFNASAVLFFAYVGFDAVSTMAEETKDPARDIPIGLVGSMALTTLLYCLMAITLCLMVPYKQIDPDAPFSVAFQSVGWGWAKYIVSLGALKGMTTVLLVSAVGQARYLTHIARTHMMPPWLAHVNAKTGTPVNATIVMLTATAVIAFFTKLEVLSNLLSISTLFIFMLVALALLVRRYYVSGETTSANRLKLTVCLVVILVTSIANAAIWGAQVDGWIGYAITVPIWFFATLGISVFVPQARAPKLWGVPLVPWLPSASVFINIFLLGSIDRDSFVRFAIWTGILLIYYFLFGLHASYDTAKESEANRGLEGLQKMEEGA, from the exons ATGTGGTTTTCATTCGTTTATTTTCCCGCGCCCTCCGACTTGTGTGGAAACTGTGATAATACCACCACACCTCATACTTTTCCGATCTCCGGCAAATTCTCtctctactttctctctcttcttctcgACCAG AAAAATATGGGAGTCGTAGGAGATGGAGATGAAGGGGTGAGAAGGAGGGGGTGCTCATGCACGAAATCAGATTTCATCCCGGAGGAGTCGTTTCAGAGCATGGGGAGCTACTTGAAGGCGCTAAGTGAGACTCCTATGCGATTTAAAGACCGGTTACTGGCTCGATCCATGGACTCAACCGAGATCAATGAGATTAAGGCACGAAGTGAGCATCAGATGAAGAAGAACCTCACTTGGTGGGACCTTATCTGGTTCGGGATTGGGGCTGTTATCGGTGCTGGAATTTTCGTTCTTACTGGTCTCGAGGCTCAGTCCGTTGCAGGCCCTGCCGTTGTCTTGTCTTATGTGGTTTCAGGAATTTCAGCCATGCTTTCTGTCTTCTGTTACACCGAATTCGCCGTCGAAATTCCCGTTGCAG GTGGGTCATTTGCATATCTGAGGGTAGAGCTAGGTGACTTCATGGCTTTCATTGCAGCTGGAAACATCCTTCTCGAGTATGTAATTGGTGGTGCTGCTGTTGCTCGTGCATGGACGTCTTATTTCGCCACTCTATTGAACCACAAACCTGAGAACTTCCGGATCATAGCCCACAGCCTTCCTGAGGACTATGGCCACCTTGACCCCATTGCTGTTGTTGTTATTGCCGTCATTTGCGTCCTTGCTGTCCTTAGCACAAAGGGTTCATCCCGCTTCAACTACATTGCCTCCATTATCCACATTGTTGTCATTCTCTTTATCATCATTGCTGGCCTTGTCAATGCAGACACCAAGAATTACAGGGACTTTGCTCCTTACGGTGCTCGCGGCGTCTTTAATGCTTCAGCtgttcttttctttgcttATGTTGGATTTGATGCTGTTTCCACCATGGCTGAAGAGACCAAAGATCCTGCTCGGGACATACCAATTGGTCTTGTGGGCTCAATGGCTTTAACCACATTGTTATATTGTCTGATGGCCATAACATTGTGCCTCATGGTTCCATACAAGCAGATCGATCCAGATGCTCCATTTTCTGTGGCGTTTCAGTCTGTCGGTTGGGGTTGGGCTAAATACATTGTTTCATTAGGTGCACTGAAAGGAATGACGACAGTTCTGCTTGTTTCAGCAGTAGGTCAAGCCAGGTACCTCACACACATTGCTCGTACCCATATGATGCCTCCTTGGTTAGCTCACGTAAATGCAAAGACTGGTACTCCAGTAAACGCCACCATTGTCATGCTCACTGCTACTGCTGTCATTGCTTTCTTCACCAAGCTCGAAGTTCTCTCCAATCTTCTCTCAATCTCCACGCTGTTCATCTTCATGTTAGTAGCCTTGGCACTTCTCGTGCGCCGCTACTATGTCAGTGGCGAAACAACATCTGCAAATCGCCTTAAACTCACAGTATGCCTTGTAGTCATTCTCGTTACTTCAATTGCCAATGCTGCAATATGGGGTGCCCAAGTGGATGGCTGGATTGGGTATGCGATTACAGTACCAATATGGTTCTTCGCAACACTAGGAATCAGTGTTTTTGTTCCACAGGCAAGAGCTCCAAAACTATGGGGGGTTCCACTAGTGCCATGGTTGCCATCTGCTTCAGTATTCATCAACATATTCCTTCTTGGATCTATTGACAGAGATTCATTTGTAAGGTTTGCTATTTGGACTGGTATTTTGCTGATCTACTACTTCCTGTTCGGCCTGCATGCCTCGTATGATACTGCTAAAGAATCAGAGGCCAACAGAGGTCTAGAAGGCCTGCAGAAGATGGAAGAAGGTGCTTAG
- the LOC8266537 gene encoding cation-chloride cotransporter 1 — MDNNEDVEGGGIEDEFHGKLGRKYRPVVAHDRAVLEMSSIDPGSSSSPKKVGSQEDMHSNNASEAAIPVNGGVNGSEREHRLELFGFDSLVNILGLKSMTAEQVVAPSSPIEGEDVSNAYERPRVNDFKLGTMMGVFVPCLQNILGIIYYIRFTWIVGMAGIGESLLLVAFCGLCTFLTSISLSAIATNGAMKGGGPYYLIGRALGPEVGVSIGLCFFLGNAVAGALYVLGAVETFLKAVPAAGIFRETITHVNTTDTVGPIESPSSHDLQIYGIVVTLILCFIVFGGVKMINRVAPAFLIPVLFSLFCIFVGIFLARKDDPAPGITGLSLESFKDNWSSEYQFTNDAGIPDPEGKTYWNFNALVGLFFPAVTGIMAGSNRSASLKDTQRSIPVGTLAATLTTTAMYLVSVLLFGALATRNKLLTDRLLTATVAWPFPAIVYIGIILSTLGAALQSLTGAPRLLAAIANDDILPVLNYFKVADGHEPHIATLFTAFICIGCVIIGNLDLITPTITMFFLLCYSGVNLSCFLLDLLDAPSWRPRWKFHHWSLSLLGASLCIVIMFLISWSFTVVSLALASLIYYYVSIKGKAGDWGDGFKSAYFQLALRSLRSLGASQVHPKNWYPIPLIFCRPWGKLPENVPCHPKLADFANCMKKKGRGMSIFVSILDGDYHEHAEDAKAACKQLSTYIDYKNCEGVAEIVVAPNMSEGFRGIIQTMGLGNLKPNIVVMRYPEIWRRENLTEIPATFVGIINDCIVANKAVVIVKGLDEWPNEYQRQYGTIDLYWIVRDGGLMLLLSQLLLTKESFESCKIQVFCIAEEDSDAEELKADVKKFLYDLRMQAEVIVVSMKSWDAQADGAQQDESLEAFTAAQRRITSYLSEMKSRAQGEGTALMADGKPVVVNEQQIEKFLYTTLKLNSTILRYSRMAAVVLVSLPPPPISHPAYLYMEYMDLLVENVPRLLIVRGYRRDVVTLFT; from the exons ATGGACAACAATGAAGATGTAGAGGGAGGTGGCATTGAAGACGAATTCCACGGCAAGCTTGGTCGCAAGTACCGTCCGGTGGTTGCTCACGATCGCGCCGTTCTTGAAATGTCTTCTATCGATCCTGGATCTTCCTCCTCTCCCAA GAAAGTAGGTTCTCAAGAGGACATGCATTCTAATAATGCAAGTGAAGCAGCTATTCCTGTTAATGGAGGAGTTAATGGATCAGAGAGGGAACACAGATTGGAATTGTTTGGTTTTGATTCTCTTGTCAATATTCTTGGTCTTAAGAG TATGACAGCAGAGCAGGTGGTAGCACCTTCTAGTCCTATAGAAGGCGAAGATGTTTCCAATGCTTATGAGCGTCCAAGA GTTAATGATTTTAAATTGGGAACAATGATGGGCGTTTTTGTCCCATGCTTGCAGAACATATTGGGAATTATCTACTATATCCGTTTTACTTG GATTGTTGGCATGGCTGGCATAGGCGAATCACTACTGCTGGTAGCATTTTGTGGTCTGTGCACTTTCTTAACATCAATTTCGTTGAGTGCTATTGCAACTAATGGTGCAATGAAG GGTGGGGGACCATATTATCTCATTGGTCGTGCCCTTGGCCCGGAGGTTGGAGTTAGCATTGGACTATGTTTCTTCCTTGGGAATGCAGTTGCTGGAGCTCT GTATGTGTTGGGAGCTGTAGAAACCTTTTTAAAAGCCGTGCCTGCTGCTGGTATATTTAGAG AAACTATCACTCATGTTAATACCACAGATACTGTGGGACCAATAGAAAGTCCAAGTTCACATGACCTGCAAATTTATGGGATTGTTGTGACTCTCATCTTATGCTTCATTGTGTTTGGTGGTGTCAAAATGATTAATCGGGTGGCACCTGCTTTCCTTATACCTGTTCTGTTCTCGCTGTTTTGCATATTTGTTGGTATCTTTTTGGCAAGGAAGGATGATCCAGCAC CTGGAATCACGGGCTTGAGTTTGGAAAGCTTCAAAGATAACTGGAGTTCAGAATATCAGTTTACCAATGATGCTGGCATACCTGATCCTGAAGGAAAGACTTACTGGAATTTCAA tGCTTTGGTTGGTCTCTTTTTCCCTGCCGTAACAGGAATTATGGCAGGTTCTAATAGATCAGCATCCCTTAAGGACACTCAGCGTTCAATTCCTGTTGGTACACTGGCTGCGACTCTCACAACTACTGCAATGTACTTGGTCTCTGTGTTATTATTTGGAGCTCTTGCTACCAGAAACAAGCTTTTAACAGACAG GCTACTCACAGCTACTGTTGCTTGGCCTTTCCCTGCAATTGTGTACATTGGCATTATTCTTTCAACCTTAGGGGCGGCTCTTCAAAGCCTTACAGGTGCTCCACGTCTACTTGCAGCAATAGCCAACGATGATATTCTGCCAGTTCTCAACTACTTCAAAGTTGCAGATGGGCACGAACCTCACATTGCTACTCTCTTCACAGCATTTATTTGTATTGGGTGTGTCATTATTGGGAATCTGGATCTTATCACACCAACTATTACTATGTTCTTCCTTCTGTGTTATTCTGGTGTGAACTTGTCTTGCTTCCTTCTGGATCTTCTAGATGCTCCCAGTTGGCGACCACGATGGAAGTTTCACCATTGGAGCCTCTCTCTTCTTGGAGCATCACTTTGTATTG TTATTATGTTCTTGATTTCTTGGTCATTCACGGTTGTGTCTCTGGCCCTTGCAAGCCTCATATATTACTATGTGAGCATTAAAGGAAAGGCTGGGGACTGGGGTGATGGTTTCAAGAGTGCATATTTTCAGTTAGCTCTTCGCAGTCTTCGGTCTCTTGGAG CTAGTCAAGTCCACCCAAAGAACTGGTATCCCATTCCCCTCATATTCTGCCGGCCATGGGGAAAGCTGCCAGAAAATGTACCTTGCCATCCCAAACTTGCTGACTTTGCAAATTGCATGAAGAAAAAGGGCCGTGGGATGTCTATCTTTGTGTCTATACTAGATGGGGATTACCACGAACATGCTGAAGATGCCAAGGCAGCCTGCAAGCAACTTAGTACCTATATTGACTACAAGAATTGTGAAGGTGTAGCAGAGATAGTTGTAGCCCCCAATATGTCTGAAGGGTTTCGTGGAATTATCCAGACTATGGGCCTCGGTAACCTTAAGCCCAACATTGTGGTGATGCGATATCCTGAGATATGGCGTCGTGAAAACCTAACTGAAATCCCAGCCACTTTTGTTGGGATAATTAATGACTGCATTGTAGCAAACAAAGCGGTTGTTATTGTCAAGGGTCTTGATGAGTGGCCCAATGAGTATCAAAGGCAGTATGGTACCATTGATTTATATTGGATTGTCAGAGATGGTGGTCTGATGCTTCTTCTTTCCCAGCTCCTCCTTACAAAGGAAAGTTTTGAGAGTTGTAAGATTCAGGTCTTCTGCATTGCAGAGGAGGATTCGGATGCAGAGGAGCTCAAAGCTGATGTGAAAAAATTTCTGTATGATCTCAGGATGCAGGCAGAAGTAATTGTCGTATCAATGAAATCATGGGATGCACAAGCAGATGGCGCTCAACAAGATGAATCACTAGAAGCATTCACTGCTGCTCAGCGGCGAATTACTAGTTACTTGTCTGAAATGAAGTCTAGAGCTCAAGGGGAAGGAACTGCACTGATGGCCGATGGGAAACCTGTGGTGGTGAACGAGCAACAGATTGAGAAATTCCTTTACACAACCCTGAAACTGAATTCAACAATATTGAGATACTCAAGAATGGCAGCAGTTGTGCTTGTGAGTCTACCACCACCTCCAATCAGCCACCCAGCATACTTATACATGGAATACATGGATCTATTAGTAGAAAATGTGCCAAGGCTGTTGATTGTAAGAGGGTACCGTAGAGACGTTGTAACTCTGTTCACATAG